A genomic region of Pseudomonadota bacterium contains the following coding sequences:
- a CDS encoding hybrid sensor histidine kinase/response regulator has protein sequence MTTQSQTDMADLSMLDLFRIEAENYTKILETGLVEVEQNQTPEKIEPLMRAAHSIKGAARIVGLDAVVGIAHAMEDVLSAAQHGKLKLASDHIDMLLQGNDLFLHLTTIDIAAIPEWLEGQFEAIDAISGSLREILTGQPAKAPEMKPTPPPADIQEQKEALTTAPEIQDKKETLPERPVVNVPTPEVPGSPVNQDVTLKVRPEEKDEESFVRVASESLNRLMGFAGECLVQARSTKPFSTSLLKMKDWHLELGSALEKIFEFSKNKSVPKEVQEKFGESLNQLDQIRDLLVTQIVDFELFSRNLEHLADRLYGEVVAIRMRPFSDGLPGFPRMVRDLAKNMGKKITFRIIGESTKVDRDILEKLEAPLTHLLRNAIDHGLETPEERIAANKPAEGILILEARHSSGTLNIRLTEDGRGIDVERIRRKVVEKGHASKEMAANLTDGELLDFLFLPGFSTAKKITEVSGRGVGLDVVLSMVQKVGGSVRVETKPGSGTSFHLQLPLTLSVLRALLVDICGEPYAIPLSRIDHILRSDQDSLKILEDKQFYTFENEHIGIVDAHQVLRMPPSDERYPGLYIAVISDRLNQYGLVVDRFLGERELVVIPLDARLGTIPNISAGAILEDGSPVLILDVDDLVRSIDNLLTHSRLHKVDDKKELAEGFKKRILVVDDSLTVREVERRLLENSGYDVTVAVDGMDGWNTLVLNRFDLVISDIDMPRMNGIELIKKIKGDPNLKDLPIIIVSYKDREEDRMMGLEAGADYYLTKSSFHDESLNNAVRDLIGEA, from the coding sequence TTGACAACGCAAAGCCAAACGGATATGGCCGACCTTTCCATGCTTGATCTTTTCCGCATAGAAGCGGAAAATTATACAAAAATCCTGGAAACAGGACTCGTAGAGGTTGAACAGAACCAGACGCCTGAAAAGATTGAGCCTCTTATGCGCGCAGCCCACTCGATCAAGGGCGCAGCGCGTATTGTAGGCCTGGATGCTGTTGTCGGCATTGCCCATGCCATGGAGGACGTGCTTTCCGCGGCTCAGCACGGTAAGCTGAAACTTGCTTCCGACCATATTGACATGCTCTTGCAGGGCAACGATCTTTTTCTCCATCTCACGACAATCGATATCGCTGCTATTCCTGAATGGCTGGAAGGTCAATTCGAAGCAATAGATGCAATAAGTGGCAGTTTGAGAGAAATTCTCACAGGACAACCAGCAAAAGCGCCCGAAATGAAACCAACGCCGCCGCCGGCTGATATTCAGGAACAGAAAGAGGCATTGACAACGGCGCCAGAAATTCAGGATAAGAAGGAAACATTGCCTGAAAGACCTGTAGTAAATGTGCCCACACCCGAGGTGCCCGGTTCACCTGTTAACCAGGATGTGACACTGAAGGTCAGGCCTGAAGAAAAAGACGAAGAAAGTTTTGTCCGTGTTGCTTCGGAAAGTTTGAATCGCCTTATGGGGTTTGCCGGTGAATGTCTTGTGCAGGCAAGATCGACAAAACCTTTTTCAACCTCCCTGTTAAAAATGAAAGATTGGCATCTTGAATTAGGCAGCGCCTTAGAGAAGATATTCGAATTTTCTAAAAACAAGTCTGTCCCTAAAGAGGTACAGGAAAAATTCGGTGAATCTTTAAATCAACTTGACCAGATAAGAGATCTCCTCGTTACACAAATAGTTGATTTTGAGCTTTTTTCACGCAACCTTGAACACCTTGCCGACAGGTTATACGGTGAGGTTGTTGCAATCAGGATGAGACCTTTTTCCGATGGTTTGCCAGGATTTCCACGTATGGTCCGTGATCTTGCAAAGAACATGGGTAAAAAGATTACGTTCCGGATTATTGGAGAGTCAACAAAAGTGGACAGGGACATCCTTGAAAAATTAGAAGCTCCGCTGACCCATCTTTTACGTAACGCTATAGATCATGGGCTGGAAACGCCTGAAGAGCGTATAGCAGCAAATAAACCTGCTGAAGGTATTTTGATCCTTGAAGCACGGCATAGCTCCGGCACGTTGAATATCAGACTGACTGAAGACGGAAGGGGGATTGACGTAGAAAGGATCCGCCGGAAAGTCGTTGAGAAAGGTCATGCATCAAAGGAAATGGCGGCTAATCTTACTGATGGAGAGCTTCTGGACTTCCTTTTTCTGCCCGGTTTCTCAACAGCAAAAAAAATTACCGAGGTATCCGGTCGCGGTGTGGGTCTCGATGTGGTGCTGTCCATGGTCCAGAAGGTGGGCGGTTCAGTAAGGGTAGAGACAAAACCTGGGAGCGGTACATCTTTTCATTTACAGCTCCCGTTGACATTATCTGTTCTACGGGCACTGTTGGTGGATATTTGCGGGGAACCTTATGCTATTCCATTAAGCCGTATTGACCATATTCTGCGATCCGATCAGGACAGCTTGAAGATATTGGAGGATAAACAATTCTACACATTTGAAAATGAACACATCGGTATAGTTGACGCGCACCAGGTCCTTCGTATGCCTCCTTCTGATGAGCGCTATCCCGGATTGTATATTGCAGTTATCAGCGACCGTTTAAACCAATACGGTCTGGTTGTAGACAGATTTCTCGGTGAGCGTGAACTGGTAGTGATTCCCCTTGACGCCCGTCTCGGCACTATACCGAATATCAGTGCAGGGGCAATCCTGGAGGATGGTTCGCCGGTTCTCATTCTCGATGTGGATGACCTCGTCCGTTCCATTGATAATCTGCTGACCCATAGCAGGCTTCATAAGGTTGATGACAAAAAGGAGCTTGCAGAAGGTTTTAAGAAACGTATACTTGTGGTGGATGATTCATTAACGGTGCGCGAAGTGGAGCGTAGACTCCTTGAAAACAGCGGTTATGATGTTACGGTAGCCGTAGACGGTATGGATGGCTGGAACACCCTGGTACTCAATAGATTCGATCTGGTTATCTCTGATATAGATATGCCCCGTATGAATGGTATAGAGCTCATAAAGAAGATAAAAGGCGATCCCAACTTAAAAGATTTGCCCATAATCATTGTTTCTTACAAGGACAGGGAAGAAGATAGAATGATGGGTCTTGAGGCCGGAGCCGATTATTACCTGACGAAGAGCAGTTTTCATGATGAAAGTCTGAATAATGCAGTCCGGGATCTGATAGGGGAAGCGTAG
- the cheB gene encoding chemotaxis-specific protein-glutamate methyltransferase CheB translates to MRIAIANNNIGATDILRTVVSSKPGYEIVWIASNGTEAVKNTAHNKPDLILMGLDLPVMGGLQAIQVIMKENPCAILIVTDEVSKHTAKVFEAMGKGALDAQSTPVIDSGGNIKGGEELLRKIAVIERLIGKEGMNGKNEQTVKKSAFKSHQSMIAIGSSTGGPKALTEIVSHIPDVVNMPVVIIQHVDIQFVDGLVDWLAGHTKLKVTLAKEGMTPEENTIYLAGTNDHLVIGDDLAFRYVAEPRDNPYRPSVDAFFMSVARHWPGQGVAVLLTGMGRDGAQGLLALRKAGWHTIAQDEKTSVVYGMPKAAAQIDAAKEILPIEKIADAVVKQIKNQGRLHDYP, encoded by the coding sequence ATGCGTATTGCAATAGCCAACAACAATATAGGGGCAACGGATATTCTCCGTACCGTTGTTTCTTCTAAACCAGGTTATGAAATTGTATGGATTGCCTCAAACGGGACTGAAGCAGTTAAAAACACTGCTCATAATAAACCCGACCTGATATTGATGGGTCTGGATCTTCCTGTTATGGGGGGCCTTCAGGCCATTCAGGTGATTATGAAGGAAAATCCCTGTGCTATCCTCATAGTGACTGACGAGGTTTCAAAACATACGGCAAAGGTTTTTGAAGCCATGGGCAAGGGTGCCCTGGATGCCCAGAGTACTCCTGTTATTGACTCTGGAGGGAATATTAAGGGAGGGGAAGAACTTCTCAGGAAGATCGCCGTGATTGAGAGGCTGATCGGAAAGGAAGGGATGAATGGAAAAAACGAACAGACGGTGAAGAAAAGTGCTTTTAAATCTCACCAATCCATGATTGCAATAGGCTCTTCAACAGGAGGGCCAAAGGCGCTCACTGAAATTGTATCGCACATACCGGATGTGGTGAATATGCCTGTTGTAATCATCCAGCATGTTGATATTCAGTTTGTGGATGGTCTGGTAGATTGGCTTGCAGGCCACACAAAGCTTAAGGTCACCCTTGCAAAAGAAGGCATGACCCCCGAAGAGAATACAATCTATCTGGCTGGCACGAATGACCATCTGGTAATAGGAGACGACCTTGCCTTCCGTTATGTTGCCGAGCCAAGGGACAACCCTTACAGGCCATCGGTGGATGCATTCTTCATGAGCGTTGCACGTCATTGGCCCGGTCAAGGTGTAGCCGTACTATTAACAGGCATGGGCAGGGATGGAGCCCAGGGTCTTTTAGCGTTGCGGAAGGCCGGGTGGCATACTATAGCCCAGGATGAAAAGACCTCTGTTGTGTACGGTATGCCCAAGGCAGCCGCCCAGATAGACGCTGCAAAGGAGATTCTGCCCATTGAAAAGATCGCCGACGCTGTTGTAAAACAAATTAAAAACCAAGGAAGGTTACATGACTATCCCTGA
- a CDS encoding SpoIIE family protein phosphatase: protein MTIPENKQFIEPLSRHDITVLLVDDQAIVGEMVRRMLEPEQDIIFHYCQDPTEAIKMAARVSPTVILQDLVMPEIDGLTLVKFFRAHKMLKDVPLIVLSSKEEAITKADAFAVGANDYLVKLPDRIELIARIRYHSKGYIALLQRNEAYEALFRSQQVLAAQLASAAEYVVSLLPEPVKEGNILTDWRYMPSTQLGGDSLGYHWIDEDHFAMYLLDVCDHGVGPALLSVSALNVLRSQTLPNTNFRIPEEVLTTLNETFQMEQQNNLYFTMWYGVFNKAVKTIAYASAGHPAALLISPSTEIKELGSENMFIGGMPDIVYKSGAVEVEIPSRLYIFSDGAFEVGRPDGSMWSFAELKEFIKMPPEDNTSEIDALYSSLQEMHGEKDLDDDFSMLRIEFL from the coding sequence ATGACTATCCCTGAAAATAAACAATTTATTGAACCCTTAAGCAGACATGATATTACTGTGCTTCTGGTAGATGACCAGGCTATAGTGGGCGAAATGGTAAGACGTATGCTTGAGCCGGAACAGGACATTATCTTTCACTACTGCCAGGATCCTACTGAAGCAATAAAAATGGCGGCGCGGGTCTCACCCACAGTGATACTCCAGGACCTTGTTATGCCGGAGATCGACGGGTTGACATTGGTAAAATTCTTCAGGGCGCACAAGATGCTCAAGGACGTGCCGCTTATAGTCCTCTCCAGTAAGGAAGAGGCAATAACCAAGGCCGATGCCTTTGCAGTCGGCGCAAATGACTATCTTGTCAAGCTGCCTGACAGGATCGAGTTGATTGCGAGGATTCGATACCACTCGAAGGGTTATATCGCCCTTCTCCAGAGGAATGAAGCATACGAGGCGCTTTTCAGGAGTCAGCAGGTATTGGCTGCCCAGCTTGCCAGTGCAGCCGAATATGTCGTCTCTCTCCTGCCGGAGCCCGTTAAGGAGGGGAACATTCTCACAGACTGGCGTTATATGCCTTCAACTCAGCTTGGCGGCGACTCTCTCGGATATCACTGGATTGATGAAGACCACTTTGCCATGTATCTTCTGGATGTGTGCGACCACGGCGTGGGACCGGCCCTGCTCTCGGTTTCTGCGCTTAATGTGCTCCGGTCGCAGACATTGCCGAATACGAATTTCAGAATACCGGAAGAGGTGTTGACCACCCTGAACGAAACCTTTCAGATGGAGCAGCAGAATAATCTCTATTTTACCATGTGGTACGGTGTATTTAATAAGGCTGTGAAAACAATTGCATACGCCAGCGCAGGCCATCCGGCGGCGTTGCTCATATCTCCCTCAACGGAAATTAAGGAACTGGGATCGGAGAATATGTTTATCGGCGGTATGCCCGATATCGTATATAAAAGCGGTGCTGTTGAAGTTGAAATTCCATCAAGGCTATATATTTTTTCTGACGGTGCTTTTGAAGTCGGCAGGCCGGATGGCTCCATGTGGAGTTTCGCCGAGTTAAAAGAATTTATCAAAATGCCTCCAGAGGATAATACGTCCGAAATAGATGCATTATACTCTTCCCTTCAGGAGATGCATGGAGAAAAAGACCTGGATGATGATTTCTCCATGCTCAGGATAGAATTTCTGTAG
- a CDS encoding VOC family protein, whose protein sequence is MKPRINMITLGVSDMERAIAFYEKGLGLPRMPFEGGAGFFMLNGSWLSLYPWDLLAEDATVLGNGAGFRGITLAHVVSTKEEVVEVLNQAVRSGGKLVKPAQDVFWGGYSGYFADPDGHLWEVAWNPHFWPGPKDDEKA, encoded by the coding sequence ATGAAACCACGCATTAATATGATTACGCTCGGTGTTTCAGATATGGAAAGGGCGATTGCGTTTTACGAAAAAGGGCTGGGCCTTCCCCGCATGCCTTTTGAGGGAGGTGCGGGTTTTTTCATGCTAAACGGATCATGGTTGTCTTTGTATCCATGGGATTTGCTTGCTGAAGACGCTACCGTTCTAGGAAATGGGGCAGGTTTCCGGGGGATCACACTTGCCCATGTAGTGTCGACCAAAGAAGAGGTAGTTGAGGTTCTCAATCAAGCTGTTCGTTCTGGTGGAAAGCTTGTTAAGCCGGCTCAAGACGTGTTTTGGGGTGGTTACTCAGGATACTTTGCCGATCCCGACGGACATCTTTGGGAAGTGGCGTGGAATCCCCATTTCTGGCCTGGACCAAAAGATGACGAAAAGGCATAA
- a CDS encoding class I SAM-dependent methyltransferase, which produces MNEQYSKWQTKELSQTFLEGVRGAIPAANFQLEVLEKIVSEWCTLPSKILDLGCGDGALGRMLLDAHPTARMIFTDFSEPMLEALRRQIVGNQQATFIKADFATPTWTKSFEAEKPFDVIVSGFAIHHQPDDRKKELYAEIYGLLSKGGVFLNLEHVSSATLSVSALFDSFFVDHLLRFHKDTVLDKTRQEIEEAYYQRPDKTENILAPVETQCQWLRDIGFQDVDCFFKVFELALFGGRKTSNEPMQPIAEKSGSG; this is translated from the coding sequence ATGAATGAGCAATACAGCAAATGGCAAACCAAGGAGCTTTCGCAGACCTTTTTAGAGGGAGTTCGAGGGGCTATTCCGGCGGCAAACTTCCAGTTGGAAGTACTCGAAAAGATTGTAAGCGAGTGGTGTACTCTGCCATCCAAGATTTTGGACCTTGGGTGTGGGGATGGTGCGCTCGGTCGTATGCTACTCGATGCGCACCCCACAGCACGTATGATTTTTACTGATTTCTCGGAACCTATGCTGGAAGCGTTACGGAGACAGATCGTTGGCAATCAACAGGCAACCTTCATCAAGGCAGATTTCGCAACCCCTACCTGGACAAAAAGTTTTGAGGCCGAAAAGCCTTTCGATGTCATTGTATCTGGTTTTGCCATACACCACCAACCAGATGATCGGAAGAAAGAGCTATATGCCGAAATTTACGGGCTTCTGAGTAAGGGCGGTGTTTTCTTAAACCTCGAACACGTCAGTTCAGCAACACTTTCAGTAAGTGCACTTTTTGACAGCTTCTTCGTTGACCACCTTTTACGTTTCCATAAAGACACGGTTCTGGATAAAACAAGGCAGGAGATCGAAGAAGCCTACTATCAGCGGCCCGACAAGACGGAAAACATTCTTGCCCCGGTTGAAACACAATGCCAATGGCTTCGCGATATAGGCTTCCAGGATGTGGATTGTTTTTTCAAGGTTTTTGAGTTGGCTCTGTTTGGAGGAAGAAAAACATCCAACGAACCAATGCAGCCAATCGCAGAAAAATCCGGCTCTGGCTGA
- a CDS encoding type II toxin-antitoxin system VapC family toxin, translating into MEIVSDASAFLAVVLDEVDRKWVIEKTSGLALISPEILHYEIANALTAMKKKGRLTDREALKAFNISQRIPVRLVPIKIYDALKVAIKFNIYAYDAFYMQCCLETKLPLISLDNRMCEVAKSLSIKVVT; encoded by the coding sequence ATGGAAATAGTATCTGATGCAAGCGCATTTCTAGCTGTTGTCCTTGATGAGGTTGACCGTAAATGGGTTATTGAGAAAACATCCGGTTTGGCCCTTATTTCGCCCGAGATCCTTCACTACGAAATTGCAAATGCACTGACAGCCATGAAGAAAAAAGGACGCTTAACGGATCGAGAAGCTCTTAAGGCCTTTAATATCTCACAAAGAATCCCGGTGAGGCTTGTTCCCATAAAGATATATGATGCTTTGAAAGTAGCTATTAAATTCAATATCTATGCGTACGACGCCTTCTACATGCAGTGTTGTCTTGAGACGAAGTTGCCCCTCATCAGCCTTGATAACCGCATGTGCGAAGTGGCGAAAAGTCTGTCAATAAAGGTGGTGACGTAA
- a CDS encoding type II toxin-antitoxin system Phd/YefM family antitoxin, which translates to MKVYTYSDAREKLSSLLEESKTEEVVIKRRRGDMYAIVPQSTRPRRSPFDVPGLNKSISRQEILEAICESRERA; encoded by the coding sequence ATGAAAGTTTATACATATTCTGATGCCAGAGAAAAACTATCGAGTCTCCTCGAAGAATCCAAAACTGAAGAAGTCGTTATAAAGCGTCGCAGGGGTGATATGTACGCCATTGTTCCCCAGTCTACCCGCCCTCGCCGCTCTCCATTTGACGTACCAGGCTTGAATAAGAGTATCAGTAGACAAGAGATACTGGAAGCAATCTGTGAATCAAGAGAGAGGGCATAA
- the pyk gene encoding pyruvate kinase, with protein sequence MRKAKIVCTIGPVTSSEKQLEALIENGMDVARLNFSHGDHAFHGDIIDKIRKISQKLKKNVAILQDLQGIKIRVGGLKGGKAHLNKGDCVSIMTGEDTGDEKRIFVSYPWLVNDARPGDTILLDDGLMKLQVLKKEKDFLTAEVIEGGVLKEHKGVNLPHMKIKPGSFMEKDKKDLEFGIQKGVDFVALSFVRTASDVTTVKKWLSKKGACIPIIAKIEKEEAIHNIDSILNEVDGIMVARGDLGVEMPLEEVPMYQKMLIEKANKTGRLVITATQMLESMTQHSRPTRAETTDVANAVIDGTDALMLSGETSAGKYPIEALKVMNRIIVYTENAEVDLTEAHASTFIHSGLYEFPEAVAHAVSHVAEDVGAGWIVAFTRSGFTARLISKFKPRASIIAFSPEEQVVRQMALYWGVSPHCVKHMESTDEMINEVDAILVKSGYAKKGDRIIIVASHPPSISAGKTNFMKMHVVGGSE encoded by the coding sequence ATGAGAAAAGCTAAAATAGTATGCACCATTGGGCCGGTGACGAGCAGCGAGAAACAATTAGAGGCGCTGATTGAAAACGGTATGGATGTGGCGAGGCTGAACTTTTCACATGGCGATCATGCCTTTCACGGCGATATCATTGATAAAATAAGAAAAATCTCACAAAAACTTAAAAAGAATGTTGCCATTCTTCAGGATTTGCAGGGCATCAAGATAAGGGTAGGGGGGCTGAAAGGCGGAAAAGCGCACCTGAATAAAGGGGATTGTGTATCCATTATGACAGGCGAAGACACAGGCGATGAAAAGCGCATATTTGTCTCTTATCCGTGGCTGGTAAACGATGCCAGGCCAGGGGACACGATACTTCTTGACGACGGTCTTATGAAGCTCCAGGTATTGAAAAAAGAAAAGGATTTTTTAACAGCGGAAGTCATTGAAGGCGGGGTACTGAAAGAGCACAAAGGGGTTAATCTTCCCCATATGAAAATAAAACCCGGATCGTTTATGGAAAAGGATAAAAAGGACCTTGAATTCGGCATCCAAAAGGGTGTTGATTTTGTGGCTTTATCATTCGTGAGAACCGCAAGTGATGTTACGACAGTAAAGAAGTGGCTTTCAAAAAAGGGCGCCTGTATACCCATTATAGCGAAAATCGAGAAAGAAGAGGCAATACACAACATTGACAGCATTCTGAACGAAGTGGACGGTATAATGGTTGCCAGAGGAGACTTAGGCGTTGAGATGCCCTTAGAAGAAGTCCCTATGTATCAGAAGATGCTCATAGAGAAGGCCAATAAAACTGGACGACTCGTAATAACTGCCACGCAGATGCTTGAATCCATGACTCAACATTCGAGACCGACAAGGGCTGAAACGACAGATGTAGCGAACGCCGTCATAGACGGGACAGATGCCTTGATGCTGTCCGGTGAGACATCGGCAGGAAAATATCCCATCGAGGCACTCAAGGTTATGAACAGAATCATTGTATATACCGAGAATGCCGAAGTAGACCTGACCGAAGCCCATGCATCCACATTTATTCATAGCGGTCTTTATGAGTTCCCTGAAGCGGTTGCTCATGCTGTGTCACACGTAGCAGAGGATGTGGGCGCCGGTTGGATTGTGGCCTTTACACGATCGGGATTCACTGCACGCCTGATATCAAAATTTAAGCCCCGTGCTTCTATAATTGCCTTTTCACCTGAAGAGCAGGTTGTCAGGCAAATGGCTCTATACTGGGGGGTAAGTCCGCATTGCGTAAAGCATATGGAAAGTACGGATGAAATGATCAATGAAGTGGATGCAATATTAGTAAAATCGGGATATGCAAAAAAGGGGGACAGGATAATCATCGTAGCAAGTCATCCACCGTCAATCTCCGCCGGCAAGACGAATTTTATGAAGATGCATGTGGTTGGGGGATCAGAATGA
- a CDS encoding UTP--glucose-1-phosphate uridylyltransferase: protein MTDKAFLDILRRYEQHHILGHYHSLPADKQNQFLKHHEKLDINLIFSLHKTFSYKQNPAHRIENIKPADIITIPQTFEEKALYEKARASGESLIRGHKVANLIVAGGQGSRLGFEGPKGTFPATPIKKKTLFQLFAESVKAINKKYNTSMPLLIMTSHENHEETIDYFESNNYFGLKKDTVRFFMQGMIPSITPEGDLILRDETYLFTNPDGHGGSLKALHDSGLLYELIEKGFTELFYCQVDNPLVKIADPVFMGYHAMSKAQASTKVVRRTNIDEKVGIYLSVNNKDAIAEYSDLPAEFMAALDEHGNIRYWAGNTAIHAFSLAFIKQINRHGYSVPYHRAHKTVEVKDKNGSTKLTDAWKFETFVFDAIPLADKTCCMEVIREEEFSPIKNKDGVDSPDTARTAMSNLHRSRLEAAGVKMPPETRVEISPLFALDKEELAEKMKGKELQINGDIYLG from the coding sequence ATGACAGATAAAGCATTTCTTGATATTTTAAGGAGATATGAACAACATCATATACTGGGTCACTATCATTCTCTGCCTGCTGATAAACAAAACCAGTTCCTGAAACACCACGAAAAATTGGATATCAATCTTATATTTTCCTTACATAAGACTTTTTCATATAAGCAAAACCCTGCACATCGCATAGAAAACATCAAGCCTGCTGATATTATTACAATTCCACAAACATTTGAAGAAAAAGCCCTTTACGAAAAAGCACGCGCATCAGGAGAATCGCTAATCCGGGGACATAAGGTCGCTAACCTGATCGTTGCAGGGGGTCAGGGATCACGGCTTGGTTTTGAAGGACCAAAAGGTACGTTCCCTGCCACACCGATAAAGAAAAAAACATTATTTCAACTTTTCGCTGAATCAGTAAAAGCCATTAACAAAAAATATAACACTTCCATGCCGCTTTTGATTATGACAAGCCATGAAAATCATGAGGAAACAATAGACTATTTCGAGTCTAACAATTATTTCGGCCTCAAAAAAGACACTGTCCGATTTTTTATGCAAGGCATGATCCCGAGCATTACACCTGAAGGGGATTTGATTCTCAGAGATGAAACTTATCTGTTTACAAATCCTGACGGACATGGCGGTTCTCTTAAAGCACTACACGATTCGGGGCTGCTTTATGAATTGATAGAAAAAGGATTCACAGAGCTTTTTTACTGTCAGGTGGATAATCCTCTTGTGAAAATTGCAGACCCGGTTTTTATGGGCTACCACGCAATGTCAAAAGCACAGGCGTCGACAAAGGTTGTCAGACGAACCAACATTGACGAAAAGGTTGGTATTTATCTATCCGTAAACAATAAGGATGCGATTGCCGAGTACAGTGACCTGCCAGCTGAATTTATGGCCGCCCTCGATGAACATGGAAATATACGCTATTGGGCAGGCAACACAGCAATCCATGCATTTTCGCTCGCATTTATTAAACAAATAAACCGGCATGGCTATTCAGTCCCTTATCACCGTGCACACAAAACAGTTGAGGTTAAAGATAAAAACGGTTCAACAAAACTTACGGATGCCTGGAAATTTGAAACATTTGTGTTTGATGCAATCCCCCTTGCTGACAAAACATGCTGCATGGAAGTAATCCGCGAAGAAGAGTTTTCCCCCATAAAAAACAAGGATGGGGTTGATTCTCCTGACACAGCGCGCACGGCTATGAGCAATCTGCACAGGAGCCGGCTTGAAGCTGCGGGGGTTAAAATGCCGCCTGAAACTCGGGTGGAGATAAGCCCTCTTTTCGCCCTGGACAAGGAAGAACTTGCAGAAAAGATGAAAGGAAAAGAATTACAAATAAATGGAGATATATATCTTGGTTAA
- a CDS encoding thermonuclease family protein, with protein MKRVLSIEYFIVVFAIIVLLNLSLQAEDTVVKAQDNSIQAGDIFQPQDTVLQVRNAAGFIRVVDGDTIKVNYLGKTEFVRLIGIDAPENKLSRKAKSEAIASKENLVTIISIGIDAGKFIKNLLKKGDIVTIELDIETRDVHGELLGYIFLSDGKMLNEEIVRAGYANVINASPNVKYKERLLKAYAEAKIHKRGLWE; from the coding sequence ATGAAACGGGTGTTATCAATTGAATACTTCATTGTTGTTTTTGCTATTATTGTCTTACTGAATTTGTCTCTTCAGGCTGAAGATACTGTTGTCAAGGCACAGGATAATTCAATCCAGGCAGGGGATATTTTTCAGCCGCAGGATACTGTCCTCCAGGTGCGAAATGCTGCCGGTTTTATTCGTGTAGTGGATGGTGACACCATTAAGGTTAACTATCTTGGCAAGACTGAATTTGTAAGGCTTATTGGCATAGATGCGCCTGAAAACAAACTCAGCAGGAAGGCGAAAAGCGAGGCTATAGCAAGCAAAGAAAATTTGGTGACTATTATTTCCATAGGGATTGACGCTGGAAAGTTTATAAAAAACCTTCTGAAAAAAGGAGATATTGTAACCATAGAGCTCGATATTGAGACCAGGGATGTGCACGGTGAACTCCTGGGGTATATCTTTTTGTCTGACGGGAAAATGTTAAATGAAGAAATAGTAAGGGCAGGATATGCAAATGTTATTAATGCTTCTCCAAATGTAAAATATAAGGAAAGACTTCTGAAGGCATATGCAGAAGCAAAGATACATAAAAGGGGATTATGGGAGTAA